Proteins encoded in a region of the Melospiza georgiana isolate bMelGeo1 chromosome 2, bMelGeo1.pri, whole genome shotgun sequence genome:
- the SLC19A2 gene encoding thiamine transporter 1, whose translation MEDSHGGRPARRSARATSGNACSWALPTVLLCAYGFFCSVRPSEPFLTRYLLGPHKNLSETEVFNEIYPVWTYSYLALLFPVFLATDYLRYKPVVLLQGLSLIVTWFMLLYAQRLWAFQLLEFFYGMGTATDIAYYSYIYSVVDINLYQQVTSYCRSATLVGYTVGSVSGQVLVSVAGWSLFSLNVVSLTSISIAFATAWFLPMPQKSLFFHHFSSQRLSFEMKVMDCKNGAAVQDHPDVQRAPGWEDETKVPLNGEGHPAEKLKQKVDIAKVLKDLWQDFVQCYSSRTMLCWSVWWALSTCGYFQVINYAQGLWEMVLPSHNTDIYNGAVEAASTLLGAVAVVVVGHIKTSWAVWGEVALALFSLLIAAAVYVMDTVHNIWVCYASYVIFRIIYMMLITIATFQIATNLSVERYALVFGVNTFIALGLQTLLTVIVVDASGLGLDIFTQFMIYASYFAVISLVFLVSGICSIVESCRRQEQVQSRSPESQ comes from the exons atGGAGGACTCGCACGGGGGGCGGCCGGCGCGGCGCTCCGCCCGGGCTACCAGCGGCAACGcctgctcctgggcactgcCTACAGTGCTGCTCTGCGCTTACGGCTTCTTCTGCAGCGTGCGGCCGTCGGAGCCCTTCCTCACCCGGTACCTGCTGGGGCCGCACAAGAACCTCTCCGAGACCGAG GTGTTCAACGAGATTTACCCGGTGTGGACTTACTCCTACCTGGCGCTGCTCTTCCCCGTGTTCCTGGCCACGGACTATCTGCGGTACAAGCCTGtggtcctgctgcagggcctgagcctCATCGTCACCTGGTTCATGCTGCTGTACGCCCAGCGGCTGTGGGCCTTCCAGCTCCTTGAGTTCTTCTACGGGATGGGGACTGCCACCGACATCGCCTATTACTCCTACATCTACAGTGTCGTCGATATCAACCTGTACCAGCAGGTCACCAGCTACTGCCGAAGTGCCACCCTGGTGGGCTACACAGTGGGCTCGGTGTCTGGGCAGGTCCTTGTGTCCGTGGCGGGATGGTCCCTCTTCAGCTTGAACGTTGTCTCCTTAACTAGCATATCCATTGCCTTTGCCACGGCGTGGTTCCTGCCCATGCCGcagaaaagccttttctttcaCCACTTCTCAAGTCAGCGGCTTAGTTTTGAAATGAAGGTCATGGACTGTAAAAATGGAGCTGCTGTCCAAGATCATCCCGACGTGCAGAGGGCACCTGGCTGGGAGGATGAGACAAAAGTTCCCTTAAATGGGGAGGGTCATCCAGCAGAGAAGCTG AAGCAGAAAGTAGACATCGCAAAGGTGCTCAAAGACCTGTGGCAGGACTTCGTGCAGTGCTACTCCTCCAGGACCATGCTCTGCTGGTCTGTGTGGTGGGCACTATCCACCTGTGGCTACTTTCAGGTCATCAACTACGCTCAGGGCCTGTGGGAGATGGTGCTGCCTTCTCACAACACGGACATCTACAATGGTGCTGTGGAGGCGGCCTCGACACTCCTAG GAGCAGTTGCAGTCGTTGTTGTGGGTCACATAAAAACATCCTGGGCAGTGTGGGGTGAAGTGGCACTTGCCCTGTTCTCTCTTcttattgctgctgctgtgtatGTCATGGACACTGTTCATAACATCTGGGTGTGCTATGCATCCTATGTCATCTTCAGAATTATCTACATGATGCTAATCACAATAGCAAC GTTCCAGATTGCTACAAATCTCAGTGTGGAGCGGTATGCCCTGGTGTTTGGGGTCAATACTTTCATTGCCTTAGGCCTTCAGACTCTGCTCACTGTGATTGTTGTGGATGCCAGTGGGCTTGGCTTGGACATCTTCACCCAG ttCATGATTTATGCCTCTTACTTTGCGGTCATCTCACTGGTGTTCTTGGTCAGTGGCATCTGCAGTATTGTAGAATCTTGCAGAAGACAAGAGCAGGTGCAAAGCAGATCTCCTGAAAGCCAGTAG
- the CCDC181 gene encoding LOW QUALITY PROTEIN: coiled-coil domain-containing protein 181 (The sequence of the model RefSeq protein was modified relative to this genomic sequence to represent the inferred CDS: substituted 1 base at 1 genomic stop codon), which translates to MSEKEAQGDVGDSTENAEYEDDFEKDLTDEEEKQNPGEKENPEEKEEDVEAKIRKTSDSFQEDNEEMKENLDQPSEEDVNVKVLYSNEKYLQSGADSEQDDHESDAERESSIQESKLENEQELDEGEDEEIKRYVLEKIEEANKELENQAPVHGKRERKLKFVDEVDLHPNGAEVGNTDLVRGDVSDGLSQLNISDKGQKHTSLSERAGSGEEKTNGKVLIEIDGKFELLSLCDIESXGILAPISVYFTDIETQQTSEPTDAQGKEMPPSDSNQQPDSALNGAKNLGKQKTESADVPAKSSTYTLTPRQKELRKQIELKKETLRRREEEKNKELEEMRKRQNEIVFKAWLQKKKEQLQQEKRIRRAKRLEELRLKEVHRDPEEAYSLWLKKKHQQYVRERRIEVLRRQTEEVAFYPSPEDCDRAFREWLRRKREEKQAAELAAKERARQLRLEARRAKQMRNIHYI; encoded by the exons ATGAGTGAAAAGGAAGCTCAAGGAGATGTGGGTGATTcaacagaaaatgcagaatatgAGGATGATTTTGAAAAAGACCTAactgatgaagaagaaaaacaaaaccctggTGAAAAGGAG aatcctgaagaaaaggaagaggatgTTGAAGCAAAAATTCGTAAAACATCAGACAGCTTTCAGGAAGAcaatgaagaaatgaaagaaaatctaGATCAGCCTTCAGAGGAAGATGTAAATGTGAAAGTATTATACTCTAATGAAAAGTATTTGCAATCTGGGGCAGATAGTGAACAGGACGACCATGAATCTGATGCTGAGAGAGAAAGCTCTATCCAGGAATCCAAGCTGGAAAATGAGCAGGAACTGGATGAGGGAGAGGATGAAGAAATAAAGCGTTACGTCTTGGAAAAGATTGAAGAAGCCAACAAAGAGCTGGAAAATCAGGCTCCTGTGCATGGAAAAAGAGAACGGAAGTTAAAATTTGTGGATGAGGTGGATCTTCATCCAAATGGTGCTGAAGTTGGTAACACTGACCTTGTAAGAGGAGACGTTTCAGATGGGCTGTCTCAGCTGAATATTTCTGACAAAGGACAGAAACACACATCACTTTCAGAACGTGCTGGCTCAGGTGAGGAGAAGACAAATGGTAAAGTTCTAATCGAAATAGATGGAAAGTTTGAACTCTTAAGTTTATGTGATATTGAAAGCTAGGGCATTTTAGCCCCAATAAGTGTTTATTTTACAGATATTGAAACTCAACAGACTTCAGAACCCACTGACGCTCAAGGGAAAGAAATGCCTCCATCTGACTCTAACCAGCAGCCAGATTCTGCTTTGAATGGTGCAAAAAATCTGGGAAAACAGAAGACTGAGTCTGCAGACGTACCTGCGAAAAGCTCCACTTACACTCTTACTCCCAGACAAAAAGAATTAAGGAAGCAGATAGAACTGAAGAAAGAAACACTGAGGAGACGG gaagaagaaaagaacaaggAACTagaagaaatgaggaaaagacAGAACGAAATAGTTTTTAAAGCATGGttacaaaagaagaaagaacagCTTCAACAAGAAAAGCGAATTCGTCGTGCAAAGCGGCTGGAAGAGCTGAGGCTCAAA GAGGTGCACAGGGATCCAGAAGAAGCCTACAGTTtatggcttaaaaaaaaacaccaacaataCGTGAGAGAAAGACGGATAGAAGTCTTGAGACGCCAAACTGAAGAAGTGGCCTTTTATCCAAGCCCAGAGGATTGTGACAGAGCTTTTAGAGA ATGGCtgagaaggaagagagaagagaaacaaGCAGCAGAACTAGCTGCTAAAGAGAGAGCAAGGCAGCTTAGATTAGAAGCCAGAAGAGCAAAACAAATGCGGAACATCCACTATATTTAA
- the BLZF1 gene encoding golgin-45, with product MTSLEKVDDASAPIRGPGDGMETEQTAGAVEVITGANTASHHIHHSPHKKTASSLSPGVLQLGKVHADKSVEIEAIRILVPKAAITHAVPTKNAKVAKSVGHKGDTFHESDGATDPKKEQIELKNALEKLKNSEKRLLQDKEGLSNQLRIQTEVNRELKKLLVASVGDDLQYHFERMAREKNQLILENEVLGRNMAQLSEQLERMSIQCDVWRSKFLASRVMADELTNTRAILQRQTRDAQSAIQDLLNERDQFRQEMIDTHKLLEELMVSLQWGRQQTYYPSAQPYTTTELAAVNCKLAKAVSSHLLGNVGTNSPKKTSTAVEFCNTPAEKMAEMMLRVLDPAAHPETSTEVSFSETSPSSFLSTKKSIGRFHPYTRYEDVTFNCCNHCQGELIAL from the exons ATGACATCTCTAGAAAAAG TTGATGATGCCTCAGCACCCATTCGAGGACCTGGAGATGGCATGGAAACAGAGCAAACAGCTGGAGCAGTGGAAGTAATCACTGGAGCCAACACTGCAAGCCATCACATCCACCACAGCCCCCATAAAAAGACAGCTTCTTCCCTGAGTCCTGGAGTTCTGCAGCTGGGGAAAGTACATGCAGATAAATCAGTAGAGATTGAAGCTATTAGAATATTAGTCCCCAAAGCAGCCATCACCCATGCTGTTCCAACTAAAAATGCTAAGGTAGCTAAATCTGTGGGACATAAAGGAGACACATTCCATGAGTCAGATGGAGCCACAGATCCCAAGAAAGAACAGATAGAGCTGAAAAACGCACTTGAAAAGCTAAAGAATTCAGAAAAGCGGTTGTTACAAGATAAAGAAGGTCTCTCTAATCAGCTGCGTATACAAACCGAG GTCAATCGGGAGTTGAAGAAATTACTTGTTGCTTCTGTTGGGGATGATCTGCAGTATCACTTTGAACGGATGGCTCGTGAGAAGAACCAGCTCATCCTAGAAAACGAAGTCCTGGGCCGGAATATGGCTCAGTTGTCGGAGCAGTTGGAGCGCATGTCTATACAATGTGATGTGTGGAGAAGCAAGTTCCTAGCAAGCAG GGTGATGGCTGATGAACTGACCAATACCAGAGCAATTCTTCAGCGCCAAACCAGGGATGCACAAAGTGCAATCCAGGACTTGCTGAATGAACGTGATCAGTTCCGTCAAGAGATGATTGATACACACAA gctgctggaggagctcatGGTGTCTCTTCAGTGGGGGAGACAACAGACATACTATCCTAGTGCCCAGCCTTACACTACAACAGAGCTAGCAGCTGTGAATTGTAAGCTAGCCAAAGCTGTAAGCTCACATCTTCTAGGAAATGTTGGCACTAACAGTCCAAAAAAGACTTCAACAGCTGTGGAGTTTTGCAATACCCCTGCTGAGAAAATGGCTGAAATG ATGCTACGTGTACTGGATCCAGCTGCACATCCAGAAACATCAACAGaagtttctttttctgagacttctccatcttctttcctttccacaAAGAAAAGTATTGGAAGGTTTCACCCATATACAAGATATGAAGATGTCACCTTCAATTGTTGCAATCACTGTCAAGGAGAGCTGATAGCCCTTTAA